In one Pseudomonas tensinigenes genomic region, the following are encoded:
- a CDS encoding acyl-CoA dehydrogenase family protein gives MDLHSYLARRPADYPHTVALGNCLRALVEAGLDRLPLPGSGHTLERFQRLAEVGGHDLGLCKLFEGHTDALAIIEQLGGSPTPGSTWGMWAAEPPQARVKVSPAGHMVALHGRKAWCSGAAVLSHALLTAWDGDDQQQLVAVALDQPGVTVTEQGWQAVGMAATGSVEVLFDGAEAQAIGNPGDYLQRPGFWQGGIGIAACWYGAARQIAEALRSQCGQRPEPHALAHLGAVDSALQAAADVLRFSALHIDAHPEDHAELLARRARAVVEQSAEQVMREVGRALGAGPFCKDRQFARLSADLPVFLRQSHAERDLAALGQLVAGQSSEVWTL, from the coding sequence ATGGATCTGCACAGTTATCTCGCCCGACGCCCAGCGGACTATCCGCACACCGTAGCCCTCGGCAATTGCTTGCGGGCGCTGGTCGAAGCCGGGCTGGATCGGTTGCCGTTACCGGGCAGCGGCCACACGCTGGAACGCTTTCAGCGGCTGGCCGAGGTCGGCGGGCATGATCTGGGTTTGTGCAAATTGTTCGAAGGTCATACCGACGCACTGGCGATCATCGAGCAATTGGGCGGTTCACCGACACCGGGCAGTACGTGGGGAATGTGGGCGGCGGAACCGCCGCAGGCACGGGTCAAAGTCAGTCCGGCCGGGCACATGGTCGCACTGCATGGACGTAAAGCGTGGTGTTCCGGTGCCGCCGTGCTCAGCCATGCCTTGCTCACCGCGTGGGATGGCGACGATCAGCAACAACTGGTCGCCGTCGCCCTTGATCAACCGGGTGTAACCGTCACCGAACAGGGCTGGCAAGCGGTGGGCATGGCCGCCACCGGCAGCGTTGAAGTGTTGTTTGACGGTGCCGAAGCGCAGGCCATCGGCAACCCCGGCGACTATCTGCAACGCCCGGGTTTCTGGCAAGGCGGGATCGGTATTGCTGCGTGCTGGTACGGCGCCGCGCGGCAAATCGCCGAAGCGTTGCGCAGCCAGTGTGGCCAACGCCCGGAACCCCACGCCCTCGCCCATCTCGGCGCGGTCGACAGTGCCTTGCAAGCGGCGGCGGATGTGTTGCGTTTCAGCGCGCTGCACATCGATGCACACCCCGAGGACCACGCCGAACTGCTCGCTCGTCGTGCCCGCGCGGTGGTCGAACAATCTGCCGAACAGGTGATGCGTGAGGTCGGTCGCGCCCTCGGCGCCGGGCCGTTTTGCAAGGATCGGCAGTTTGCCCGGCTCAGCGCCGATCTGCCGGTGTTCTTGCGCCAAAGCCATGCCGAACGGGATCTGGCCGCCCTCGGGCAATTGGTCGCCGGGCAATCCAGTGAGGTATGGACGCTATGA
- the glgX gene encoding glycogen debranching protein GlgX yields the protein MTRPKNAEPTAHAEPSRIREGLPFPLGATWDGLGVNFALFSANATKVELCIFDDAGEVELERIELPEYTDEIYHGYLPDAHPGLIYGYRVYGPYDPANGHRFNHNKLLIDPYAKQLVGELKWSEALFGYTIGHPDADLSFDERDSAPFVPKCKVIDPAHTWGNDHRVSVPWDKTIIYETHVRGISMRHPSVPENVRGTFAGLMVDDVLEHIRKLGVSTVELLPIHAFVNDQHLLHKGMTNYWGYNSIAFFAPDPRYLASGKIAEFKEMVAHLHEANLEVILDVVYNHTAEGNEQGPTLSMRGIDNASYYRLMPDDKRFYINDSGTGNTLDLSHPCVLQMVTDSLRYWASEMHVDGFRFDLATILGRYHDGFDERHSFLVACRQDPVLRQVKMIAEPWDCGPGGYQVGNFPPGWVEWNDKFRDTVRAFWKGDDAQVADFASRMTASGEMFNQRGRRPYSSVNFITAHDGFTLNDLVSYNDKHNEANDENNQDGSNNNLSWNHGVEGPTDDPEINALRHRQMRNFFATLLLAQGTPMIVAGDEFARTQDGNNNAYCQDSEIGWVNWDLSEEGKALLKFVKRLIKLRLAYPILRRGRFLVGEYNEDIGVKDVTWLAPDATEMTTEHWHDAHNRCLGMLLDGRAQETGIRRKGADATLLLVVNAHHDIVNFTLPEVPEGSFWTCMIDTNQPSIRGQERFDFGHEYSVTGRSLLLFELQRDEED from the coding sequence ATGACCCGTCCAAAGAATGCCGAGCCCACCGCGCACGCCGAGCCATCCAGAATCCGCGAAGGCCTGCCCTTCCCGCTCGGTGCGACCTGGGATGGGCTGGGGGTGAACTTTGCTCTGTTTTCCGCCAACGCCACCAAGGTCGAACTGTGCATCTTCGACGATGCCGGCGAAGTCGAACTCGAACGCATCGAACTGCCGGAGTACACCGACGAGATCTACCACGGCTACCTGCCCGATGCGCATCCGGGGTTGATCTATGGCTACCGCGTCTACGGCCCGTACGACCCGGCCAACGGTCACCGTTTCAACCACAACAAATTGCTCATCGACCCGTACGCCAAGCAACTGGTCGGCGAACTGAAATGGTCGGAAGCGCTGTTCGGCTACACCATCGGCCACCCCGACGCCGACCTCAGTTTCGATGAACGCGACAGCGCGCCGTTTGTGCCCAAGTGCAAAGTCATCGACCCGGCGCACACCTGGGGCAACGACCACCGCGTCAGCGTGCCGTGGGACAAGACCATCATTTATGAAACCCACGTGCGCGGCATCAGCATGCGCCACCCCTCGGTGCCGGAAAACGTGCGCGGCACCTTTGCCGGGCTGATGGTCGACGATGTCCTCGAGCACATCCGCAAACTCGGCGTGTCCACCGTCGAGTTGCTGCCGATTCACGCCTTCGTCAACGACCAGCATCTGCTGCACAAAGGCATGACCAATTACTGGGGCTACAACAGCATCGCCTTCTTCGCCCCGGACCCGCGCTATCTGGCTAGCGGCAAGATCGCCGAGTTCAAGGAGATGGTCGCGCACCTGCACGAAGCCAACCTCGAAGTGATCCTCGACGTGGTCTACAACCACACCGCCGAGGGCAACGAGCAAGGCCCGACCCTGTCGATGCGCGGTATCGACAACGCCTCGTACTACCGTTTGATGCCGGACGACAAGCGCTTCTACATCAACGATTCCGGCACCGGCAACACCCTCGACCTGAGCCACCCGTGCGTGCTGCAAATGGTCACCGACTCGTTGCGTTACTGGGCCAGCGAGATGCACGTCGACGGTTTCCGCTTCGATCTGGCAACCATTCTCGGCCGTTATCACGACGGTTTCGACGAGCGCCACAGCTTCCTCGTCGCCTGCCGTCAGGACCCGGTGCTGCGTCAGGTGAAGATGATTGCCGAACCGTGGGACTGTGGCCCCGGTGGCTATCAGGTGGGCAACTTCCCGCCGGGCTGGGTCGAGTGGAACGACAAGTTCCGCGACACCGTGCGCGCGTTCTGGAAAGGTGACGACGCTCAGGTTGCCGATTTCGCCAGTCGTATGACCGCGTCCGGCGAGATGTTCAACCAGCGCGGGCGGCGGCCGTATTCGTCGGTGAACTTCATCACCGCCCACGACGGTTTTACCCTCAACGATCTGGTCTCGTACAACGACAAACACAACGAAGCCAACGACGAGAACAATCAGGACGGCAGTAACAACAATTTGTCGTGGAACCACGGCGTCGAAGGCCCGACCGACGATCCCGAGATCAACGCCCTGCGCCATCGGCAGATGCGCAACTTCTTCGCCACCCTGCTGCTCGCCCAAGGCACGCCGATGATCGTCGCCGGCGATGAATTCGCCCGCACCCAGGACGGCAACAACAACGCCTATTGCCAGGACAGCGAGATCGGCTGGGTCAACTGGGACCTGAGCGAAGAAGGCAAGGCACTGCTGAAATTCGTCAAACGTCTGATCAAGCTGCGTCTGGCCTATCCGATCCTGCGTCGTGGACGTTTCCTGGTCGGCGAGTACAACGAAGACATCGGCGTCAAGGACGTCACCTGGCTGGCACCGGACGCCACCGAGATGACCACCGAACACTGGCACGATGCGCACAACCGCTGCCTGGGCATGTTGCTCGATGGCCGCGCGCAGGAAACCGGGATTCGCCGCAAAGGTGCGGATGCGACGCTGCTGCTGGTGGTCAACGCCCATCATGACATCGTCAATTTCACCTTGCCGGAAGTGCCGGAGGGCAGCTTCTGGACGTGCATGATCGATACCAACCAGCCATCGATCCGTGGCCAGGAACGCTTCGATTTCGGCCACGAATACTCGGTCACCGGACGCTCGCTGCTGCTGTTCGAACTGCAACGTGATGAAGAAGATTGA